The Thermococcus bergensis sequence ACCCCCATGACAGCGGCTTCCCTCGCCATCGTTCCGGAGCCGGTGAGGGTAGCCTTCGAGTGGTATATAAGCTCCAGTCCATTGAGTGCCATGGGAGGAATGAACACGTTGTCGAAGCCGTTTGCTAACGCTCTCTCTTCTCCGTTTCTTGGAAGGTAGACGACATTTATGCCCTCCTTGCTAAAAAGCCTTAGGAGTTCCGGCACCAGAGATCTCTCGTGCAGGACGTACAGAGACGTTAATGATTCCGGCCTCAAAACAATGTACTCCTCAAAGGGAATTCCACTATCATCAACAAAGCTGGGGCGAGGATTGAAGTCTGCAGTGTATATATGCTCCTTATACCCTGGATAAGTGGTAACCTTATCTCCGAAATGACTCCTGAAGGTATCTTCTGCAACTTCGGGGACAAGAACAACGTCCGCCAACTTCTTTAGCGTCGACTCAATCCTTTGAAAGAGGGGCCTTTTTCCAATGAACTTGAGCTCGTTGTCGAGCATGAGGACTATTCTTGTGCCTTTGAGTTTTCCTGCTGGAAGAGGCATGGCGTTCTCGAAGCTTAAGAGCAACCGCGCTTTCGGGGCCTTGTAGAGTAGTCTAACCGTTCTCCAAGCAAAAGAAAAAGACTTTGCAACGGGGTTGTATTGGTCAGATCCAAAAACTTCACCATTAAGCCCATACATTTTGATTAACTGGGCGGTTTCACCACGGTTGAACCCAGTAACATATATGGAGTACTCTCCAAACTCTCTGATTATTGTGGCAATTACATGGACCTGAGGAGTGTTAGCAACATCAGCCCATATGTCATATATTATTTTTCCCATCTCCGAGCACCCTAACTCTAAATCCTGCCTTCTTCCATTTTTCGTGATCGAGTATGTTCCTAGCATCAAACACGCACCTATTCCTCATGAACTTTCCGATTTCATTTGGGTCAAGGAACTTGAAGACATCGTGGTCAGTTATCACGACTATGCAATCACTATTCTTTACTGCATCTTCCAGACTTAATATTGGATATTCAAAGTCTTTCACGATTGGGTCATAGACTTTGATATTAAACCCTTCGTTCTCTGCTAATTTAATGAATCTCAAAGCTGGCGTTTCTCTGGCGTCATCGACATTCCCCTTATATGCTACACCAAAGACCGTAATGGTGGGGTTCTTGATGCCGTTTAACATCTCTCTAACCTTACGGAGAGTATAGTTGGGCATAGTGTCATTTACGTGTCTTGCAAGCGCTATTATCTTGCCCTCGGATGAGTCTTGAATAACGAACCATGGGTCAATAGCTATGCAGTGC is a genomic window containing:
- a CDS encoding DUF354 domain-containing protein; protein product: MGKIIYDIWADVANTPQVHVIATIIREFGEYSIYVTGFNRGETAQLIKMYGLNGEVFGSDQYNPVAKSFSFAWRTVRLLYKAPKARLLLSFENAMPLPAGKLKGTRIVLMLDNELKFIGKRPLFQRIESTLKKLADVVLVPEVAEDTFRSHFGDKVTTYPGYKEHIYTADFNPRPSFVDDSGIPFEEYIVLRPESLTSLYVLHERSLVPELLRLFSKEGINVVYLPRNGEERALANGFDNVFIPPMALNGLELIYHSKATLTGSGTMAREAAVMGVPAVSFFPGARLLSVDRDLVERGKVLHSRDPGEILEYVIENWGKRRKGELEKAKKVKRQVVQMIKAMVEG